In the genome of Maridesulfovibrio zosterae DSM 11974, the window TTCATCAAGATCAAGAGCAAGAACAGGTTCATCGAATTGAATCCAGCTACATTTACCAGACAGCTTTTCGATAAGCTCAACGTAAGCCGGAATTAAATTTTGAAGCAGGTTCAACTTGTCAAACTGCTCGTCGGCGCACTTTCCTAGCATTAAAAAAGTCAAAGGCCCGGGAAGCACGGCCTTAACTTTATGTCCCGCAAAAGCAGCTTCTTCGACCTGCCTGATAAGTGAGTCATCAGCCAACCTGAAACTTTGATCCTTTTTAAATTCGGGAACTATGTAGTGGTAATTTGTATCAAACCACTTAGTCATTTCCATTGCAGGAATTCCGTTTTCCCCAGCTTCACCTCTGGCCATTCTGAAATAGTCATCAAGGGAGGCCTGACCGTTTTCAACATTATACCTTTCTGGAATAGCGCCGAATCTTACAGCATTATCGAGCATATGATCATAATATGAAAAATCTCCGACAGGTAGCAGGTCGACTCCAGCTCCAGCCTGAATATTCCAATGATTGAGTCTGATTTTTTGAGCAGTTATCGCGAGATCATCTGCTGAGACATCACCTCGCCAGTATGCTTCCAGTTTTTGTTTTAATTCACGATTACTACCTATTCTTGGGTAACCAAGTGTGTGCGTCTGCATAGTGTTCTCCATTTTAAAGTGTACCTTGCGGCGCGAATAATTTTATTCGCTTCTGACCTTGTTTGCGAAGTTCAGCACCATTTCCACAGGACGTCTTCTGGCTTCCGGATACATTTGACGCATGGTATAAATTCTTCCCGTTTGACCAGTGAATTTTTACCATTTTTAAATTCATAACTCCGGTTACAGCAGCGCACCTGCAACGGATTCACACCGTTTTCCGTTTCCTGAGGAATTTACAACTACTTACGTATATAAAAATATTGTTATATAGTTATTAAAAACTGCCAATAAATTTTATGGATGTCAAGCAGGTATGTAATTTTATATTAATCCCCAAAAAAAAAGCCTCCGGAATTACTTCCGAAGGCTTTACGTCAACTTAATAAGAAAATATTATTTGCAATCTCTCACATTCATCTTTTCATGAAAAGTTCCTTCTGCTGCAGGGAACTTTAGAAGAGCTCCTTTAACAAGACACTTTCCAACAATGCCCACTCCTTCAAAATCGACACTGGAAGCTTTTCCACGCCAGAGAAAAGTCTTTTCACCTTCATTTTCAGGGGTCATTAAATAAATACGAACAGTATTATCCTGACGATTTACATCTGAATCCTTTACAGCTCCTACGTTTGTATTGGTCTTGCTGATAAAATTATATTCAAATGCATCTCTTTTATAGGTTACTCCGCGCTCAATAAACGACTTTGAACCGAAATTAACCAGCACCAGAAAATCAGGGGAATTGGGATCATACCTGAATCCTTTAGCTTCCAGCTCTGCTTTTGCTGTACCGAGAAGGCCAGATTCGAGTTCTTTGCGTGACTCACTTTTCTTTTTAAAAGCAAAAGTCTTGAACTTGCTGAAGTCGAGCCCAGGTGCCGGGGAATTTTCTACATCCATATCAACATAGACACAGCCGGAGAGCAT includes:
- a CDS encoding DUF4136 domain-containing protein: MRKLLVIFILAGMMLSGCVYVDMDVENSPAPGLDFSKFKTFAFKKKSESRKELESGLLGTAKAELEAKGFRYDPNSPDFLVLVNFGSKSFIERGVTYKRDAFEYNFISKTNTNVGAVKDSDVNRQDNTVRIYLMTPENEGEKTFLWRGKASSVDFEGVGIVGKCLVKGALLKFPAAEGTFHEKMNVRDCK